One Vitis vinifera cultivar Pinot Noir 40024 chromosome 15, ASM3070453v1 genomic window, GTACAAAATTCTGAGTTGAGGTGTTACTGCTCCTACGAGAATACTGGTTGGGTCCATTATCACCACCATCTAGAATTATAGCTTGTCTCCATTGTCAGCACCATTTTGCATTCAGAGCCAGCTTAACCTGCTCAAAATAATCCCTCACTTATCCTTTTATATAGGATAAGGAAGTTTTTAGAAGAATATGAAGAccaaaatataaggaaatagTGTGGAGAATTCTAAAGAATTGAAGAAGCTTTCAGAGATGCCCATAACATCTTCATGACTGAGTGAAAGATAAGGGAATAATGTGGAGAGTTCTAAATAATTTGGAGAATTCCAAATAATTATAAcaaagaaaggggaaaaaactAGTTTATTGGAAGGTTAGATACGATAACAGCCCTTTAGCTATCTCACATAATATGTTATATGTTTAGCACTATAAAGACAAAATGCAATTGGAGAAGCTCACCTAACCCCTATTATCTGTATGGACCGCTGTTATGGATTTCTTACTTACTAAGTAGTAGGCCACCTCTTAAGTATTTGTGcaatacatttttcttttgttccaaAACTATCAAGTCCCTCcaacaattttttaatgatatatagAGATGTCTAGATTGGAAAAtacattaatttataaaattaaatcaatttgataTATAACCACATTAAGACAATaacacaaataaattatttaataacgtcccaaaaaatattaatttaattcactttcttaaagttttttttactaaatacaATTGGTTTTTagtagtttgaaattttattaaatatctcttctatgtttttcatttattattttcacttaccTTACTTTCAACTTAAGGAAAATattagatgaaattttaaatccaTGTGATTAAGCATATTTGACTAAGTGAGAGGTATtcgatgaaatttcaaatcctATTTAAGAGAgctatttgatgaaattttgaatcaattaaattaaatgtatttaaccaAATACAAGGTGAAAttaacctataaaaaaaattaaataacttaacCACGTGATGAATTGagatataaattaaattcagatttatttaaattaaaaatgaaaaataaaagaacaaacacCATTTTCCTATCAAATCAACTTAGTATTAAACCTTAATCCTAATTTACACCTtactaatttataataatacatataatatcataaattaataaacccTATCAAACAAATTTAGCCTAAagggttattattattttagttttagtttgtCCTATACTAAAGCAACCCGGTTTAGGCTCGTGATTCTAAAAAGACTTTTCGTATACTTTTAAAATGTGACAAAAGGAATGTAATTGACATTGACCAATTAACTCCACTTCCCAAAAGAAACCATACCTAACCCACATTGCCTTTTGCACATGCATTGCGCTATGATTTTAAGTATGTGAGTGTAGTTTGACATTTGATGAATATGTCTGAACAAGGTTGTTCATGACCAAATTGCAATATCAATCATACCTTCAagcaaaaattaattatttgtccAAACTCACCATAGATAATAAATTTAGTCATCATATGTTAGAAAAAGAGTAATATATGTTATGTTTATCCTCCAATGATATCAATCATAATAGAATCGGTGTGTATTAATTTGAGAAGTCATTAGAGCTATTTGAaaggattaaagtatttttaaaagcttgaaaatattttcttataaaaattaacttttcaATTGAGAGTGTTTTTGGTTAGAATGCTTTGGtgtataacatttttattagtAACATAATAGATATGAGTATATGGacgaaaaggaaaaaattatggggtcatatttattttcttataaatttcaaaGCTTTTCTAGTAAttgattaaggataaaattttatttttttcgtatgaaaaaaaaaagtatttattaatgttatagtaaaataaaataaagaaatttaggTTGTTGTAGTATGTAGTTCATATCGGGTGAAAGACATATAGAGATAAAATGACAAATGTCGGAGTGTAACGATCGCAGTATGGTTCAGgggtattttttgaattttattaccTAATAGTTagtataaatatcattttatgtaACTCTAATTGAGATATAGTGAAAATTTTCTTCACTGTTCCTATAAACATAGACAATTTGTCAAACCACGTTAAatctatatattttcttttcatttttctctaatttttcatCAGAAATCGTTTCACAAAAATCAACATAGGCAGAGATATGTAAATACAAATTTATGGTTGTTTGATACAAGTTCAACTTAAGTTTATTATCCTTGAATTCTAAACACGAGGGTTCTACTAAACTTTTAAGGCTTTGATCAAACCTGAATCTTCTTTACATTTTGATGTTGAGATTTAATACGGAAATTAACACACAATATTTCAGATCATTGAATTCAAACTATctctgataataaaataataataataaaaaaaatcattaattaaaaatagattacatACCGTTTGAAGAACACGCAACCATGAGAGATTTCCCTTCAATTTATGGATCTTAAATCCTTGAtatcttcttctccttatcaaaCCTTGATACACATAATTGTTTTCTGTAATTGATGGAAGAGAGTCCTCACCGCACATGAAGGGGTTTCTATAAATATATCTTATTGATAGGAGAAGAGGGTCAAGAATACACGTTCAAAAACCATTCTGAACGTGTTATTCAACTGTTTTTattccaaataataatattataattattataatttacccACTCCATCAAGGGTAAATATCTTCATAACAGTTTAAAGATATTGGGTATTCTTTTAATTGGCTAAATACTAGGTTAGTGGGCCATCCACTtaattttaatgtggaaataaCATTTGATTTTTGACTCCATTAGactttctattattttcactAAAGAGATGTCTCATTTTTTACTTAttcaattgttttaaattttaaggaaTAAATTTATAAGTTCATAGCAGAGTTTTAGATTCAATTAAGCATAAAAATAAGTTAGGATTGAAAAATGCATTAATGATATATAAGTTTTGATTTAATGCACTCAAAGAACAAAGTATGACACTTAAGATCGGTAAACAATATattcaaagtgtttttttagcattaaatgaaatttgaagTACTTGTTTATAAGATGCATTAGAAAACTATTCCATTAAATACGTCCCTTGATAATAGATTGATATATCAACCATTAACAGCAAGAAATACAATAACTAACCATAGGAGGTTAAGGAACTCGAACCAAGTGATCTATGTGGCCCACTAGTGGCTAttgccaaaaatataaaattatcaattttaatataaaaaaagattatAGCAATTAGGGAACGaagtttttcaattattaagaatatgtttgattgtgattttagtaaacatttttaatatttataatatttgaattttttttttactcaagtattaaaaatattataaacattttgtATGATCACTCTCAGCAatttaaatttactataaaatataatatataaaaaattattaataacattTGATAAATCTGTCTTCATTATGAGCCCAAGGAGccagaggattttttttttttagatgccACACTTGGGTAGAAAAATAGATATAGACTATAGTAGGCTTGATCTTTCACGACAATGACGTGGCGCTTCCACACCTCAAAACCACTATCTCCAAATCCGAAACACATGAAAAAAGGACATacaaaacatttataaattttaaaaaaatattattattttttcatatcgTTTTCCAAAATAcattaaacaataaataaaatactatacgCTCTTTCCTTTTAAGTTAAAATGTTCTaatcttttagaaaaattttctaaaagaattattaaataaattaggttattttcaatgataaattttatttaaaagctcaaatataaaaaaagaaatgtatatatatatacaaagaaatatatatttctatatttcTCTCTCAAGATTTTCATTATTTCTGGAactttctctctcattttttccattttccttgtGGTTCGCCGACACCCGCCAAATTTCTGCAATTCAAAGCTCTCCGATTTCTACAATTCCAATCTCGCCTCTTCGCACAGGTAATAATTGTGTATGAAATCATGCTTTGATATTTCGTCAATCTGTTAATTGCTTTTTGTAATTGAATCAGTCTTTCTGGAAAATGTGGATCATTATCCTTATTCAGGATTCTTCACATTTGCTTTCATCATAGCCTGTGTTCTCAGCATTAGTTCCTGTTTGTTTTAATGGATATATGTTTTTTTGGAAGTTCTTTTTGTTTGcgtatttccttttatttattgtttgttcGTAATTTGAGTTTGCATTGGAAGCGCTGCTTAGggttaagaattttttttttttggaaattatttgagagttctTTTGTTGTTTGGTAATGGTAATTTTCTTAAGCCTTTTGTTTGGTTACCGAGAAAACGGAGAGGACAAGCGAAGGGAGTGAGTGAAGAATTCAATTAAGATGTTAGGTTTTCTTTTTGTCCTCCGGTATtgcattttctcagcaaccagaCTGATTGTAAGAGCAGTAATGTTTTCTTCTCATTAATTATTGCCAGTTTCGCAATCTCTCTGGAGGAGTTGTTCGTACAAAGTGTTTGTTGGAAAAGGATGTCCTTATTGTTAACTTGGTTTAAGTGATACATGTTTGTTAATTGTATAGGTTTAATTCAGCGAAAAGTTACAAGTGTTAAGTAAAGTTGGGAAAGTGGCTCTAAGACTCAGAATATGGAAAGTTTTTTTTGCAAACAGTCATTAAATTGAGAAAAACTTAAGGTTGGTGACCTAGATATACCCAACAGTTGCCTTTTTTTGTCATCACTGTCCATAATCCATAAGGGGAGAGAGAATAAGAAGGATGTTTTCTATAGAATCAGGGCAGGATGGTATCTGAAAAAAAGACTGGGAGAAGTATAGATGAAGTAGAGGGGTGCTTCTAGGTTCTGTGTAATCAGCTTGTATCAGACAAATTGAAGGTAAGGTTTTAAGTTTGAAATATAGGTTCAGGCCAGGTGCTTTATGATATAAAATGTAGGTAGTCAAgtaatttgttattaaaatgAGCTTGAGGTTGAATGCAGATGTTAGGAAGGCTGAATGCATTCAGATGAGCCATGAAAGAATTTGGATGAATAAATGAATGACTAGTGTGTGTGTGTTGGGTGGGGGTGGTGTTTATCACCAGCTGACAACAATATCATAGAAATTCATTAGGGTGGTTTGACCATGTGTGCTAATGACTCAACATTCAGAAGTGGCATGCTTCAAGTTTACCAAGTTGGGGAAAACTAACATTTGAGGACGGTGGTTGAGGCAGAGAGAATGAGAACATCTAGGATTTAGTGTAAACTAGGAAGGCATGCAGCCTCCAGGCTATTGTAGTTGATctgaaagaaaaagaactatAAATGCTTTTAATAAATGTTTAGTGCTTTGAAGAATGCATGAACTGGTAACCAGTAATTTATCACATTCATCAGTTCAACCACAACGAAACTCCATGGTCTCCTTCCCAGGTTTTCATTTCTGATTCCTGACAAAGGGACATGGTTCTGTTGTCCTTTTAGTCTTCAAAAAGGAAATTCTATCCTTAAATGAAGATGAAATTGAATTAGGAACCATGAAAGGTGGTTCCAGTCTGAAAGAGTGTCAGATTTTACTGTTATATACTTATATTATGGCAGTTGATAATGAGGTTCAAAATCTTCtgttatttatgatttttgagtttcaattacctaaaacattttatttctcttaCTATCATGGTTCAAGCTGCACTTCTGAATCTTCATACATAAGTCTTAGGCAAAAGGCCTGTTTATCTTCatgtatatttttaagaaagtaGCATGAGTGTTAAGTagataagtttttaattattaaactgGTAGTTCCCTGTTTCTTATGTAGATTTGGATTGCAGAACTTTAGCTTCAATCTGTCAATGTTGGAAGAATTCACATTTAACAACACCTTGTATGGTGGGTTTCAATGACTAAGTTGTGATTTCTAAGTTATCAGTCAGATGGTTGTGTGTTTTTACCTTTTTCGTCTTCTGCTTCATTCATGTTATTCTTGGCTTCAAATTAGTTGCATTTGAACTCTTGTTCTTTAAAGGCCTGGAACCTTGTTAagagattaatttattttcttttcctcatttGCTTATGTACAGTTGGGAGTTTACTTTTGATGATTCTGTGCCTCAGCAACGTTGGATGCCAAATTTTTCTTTGCCAGTTGGATGATGCAATTGGAAGAAGAGTTACAAAAAGAAATGTTGATATCTATGTTTCATGAGTTTGGGAAATATGTCATTTTGTTGTAGCCTCATGGAAGGCCTAGTAAACATTTAAGCTTTCATTTGTTGTGCTTCTGCTTAGTCTGCGAATCTCAGCTTGCTAAAAAAAGGCTTCCGAGACATACAATTACATAAGAACtcaaaattattgtcaaatggCAGAAGTTGATACGGCAGTCATCAAACCTGAGGTAAGTTAGTTATGCTCTTTTATGAAGCATTTCACCCATATTTGATTGGCCAGTGCAATGTTTTTTATGAAtgtagatttaaagttaatatttgATTACCTTGTTTTTAAActtgccctttttttttgttactctTATGTTGTGAATTTCTTCTTATGTTTGGGTACTCTCTTTGAGTTTATGTGCACTTAGGTTAGCTCTCATCAAAAACCTCAATGAATGTACTTACATCCATAAAGCTGATCCCAAATAGTTGGGATGGGGCTTGTGTTGATAATATGGTCTGGCAAGACTTCTATCATGTTGCCTTCGATGTATATCTATCTTAATTGGTGGTCTTGACCCTAAACTACATTGTTACTTTTTTTCCATTTACCTACTTGATGTGTGCATTAATATTATGATCTTGTAGTACTTGAAACCACCACCATTGCATCGATCTATATTTTACTCAGTTGATGGATGCACCAATATATATTTGCTTCAGTTCATGTGTTTTTCCTGATAATATGGTCTGGTAGGATCCTAATCCACCATTTTACCTTGATATATGTTTCTTTGATGTATGGTATCTAGGACCTTACCCTAATATGTTGCCTCAATTGCTTCTTGGTTTGATATAAAGATAAATTtccctatttaatttttgtgGTCTTTTAAGAGTGATTGATGATTCTGAAGCTACAATGGCACTGCTATACATTCTCAGATGATGAAGTCCTACATTTGGCTCCAGACTGCTGATGGTTCAATCCAAGAAGTAGAACAAGAAGTGGCCATGTTTTGCCCCTTGATATGTGATGAAATAATACAAAGAGGTATGGGTTCTTCGAAGAACAATGCTATAACTCTTCCACAGAGAGTTAATCCCGTCATGTTGAGCTTAGTTCTTGATTACTGCCGTTTTCATCAAGTAATAGGACGCTCGAACAAGGTTTGCACATATCTaacttatcattttctttttctgattAGATGTTCTTTTGCTAGTTTGAATAGCAAAGCTATGTTTGACCTTTTGGCCATTTTTTGGGCATAGGAGCGGAAATCTTTTGATGAGAAGTTCATTAGAATGGATACAAAGAGGCTATGTGAGTTGACATCTGCTGCTGACAGCCTCCAATTGAAGCCTTTGGTTGATCTTACCAGCCGTGCACTTGCACGAATGATTGAAGGGAAAACCCCAGAGGAGATACGTGAAACATTTCATTTACCTGATGATCTTACAGAGGTGAGAAGCGTTTATGGCTTTCTTCTTagcttgttttttttctcttttattatattaatacagTCGTGATTGATACAGGAAGAGAAGTTGGAGCCTTTGAAAAACATAACTGATGATCCACGGATCCGACTTCTGAATCGGCTGTATGCGAGGAAGAGGAAAGAattaaaagagagagaaagactAAAGGTAATTATGAAGTTTTCtgtatatttttctcttttcaataggcaattaagaaatatataaaaagccACCTAGCAATAGAGGAGGCACAATCCAAGTACAACGAAAGTACAAGGAGAACCAAAAGCTAAAGAAACAGAAAACCCATTGCATTGTAGTGTTCCATGTGCCTCttatcaagaaaaaataaaaaaagtaatgtTCCATGTGCCTTATGTTACTCATCCTGTACATATATTCAAAGCTGGCTGACAATTGGGCCTTCTGTATGTTTCAGAATGTTGAAGTTGAAGAAGAGTGTGTGGATTATCGTTCAGTTGATGATCTTTTGTCATTTATTAATGGAGGAAATGAAGGTATTATCAAGTCTTGTCTCTACTCATCCTAGTCTTCTTCATTAAagtttcattttccttcaaaaagaaaaacctgAAGTTGAAGAAGAGCTTAAGTTTGGGCTGCTCAATCCTAACTTATATGGTtctcttttttgtttgaaaaagaagaaaacaaaaaaaattgaagattgtGATGCCAATGGATGTTTCAATCAATAGATTAATGTCTataaatattgtaatttttaGTAGTATTTCTTCCCTGGGTTTCATACTTTACTTTCTACTGCTTGCTAAAGCTTCTTTGATTCTTTTGAGAAACATGGTTGTAAAACATATCCTCTTaagttttttgtttccttttcacTTCCTTTTGAAGGCCTCATTGGAGGTaagggaattttttttcacaGATTCCAAGGGGGTTGGGACTtctaagaataaaaagaaaaaccggAGAAGAAAAGATCAACAAAAGAACACTTCATCAAACCATGCCATCGAAACAACCCACAAGAAGGTCAGTACTGCCATTTTGCTATTcccttttttttgtcttttcaggAGTCAATGAAACTCGACGCATgcattatattaaatttgttaagAGCTACTACAACTTTCTTCTTTCTTAGGAGTCAAATTGTTTGAAGTCTGTACATCATGATGTGGAAATCAACAATAATTTGCAGTCCAGTCCCAGTGAGAGGTCAAAACTACAAGATATTCAGGATGACATGTTTTCACCTCAAGCCAATTTTGAAGATGGTGATATTGATGATGAATTTGATCCTGCGATTCAGGAAAAAATTGATAGGTGAGCCTGATAATATTAGAGTATATTCATACAATGAATATTGCTGCAAAATTGTAGTTTTTACTTTATGTGGAGAGTTCAAGTCATTACCATAAGTAAACAAGCATCTAAAGAAGCTATTGGCTTTGGAGAACCAAACTTGTGGAGAGTAAATCATTGGAAAATTTGAGTATATGTCATCTAGAGAGTTAGAAATATTCGATGAGGTTTAGAAGAATCCTATACTTCCTGTTTCTCGCTAGTACTTTTCCATTCAAACTTTGTCAATTTTACCAGTAAAGAGTGTTTTGAGTCGCTAGTGAAGAAAACAAATCTACACACATACTGCCCTCCATTTGAGTGCCTTCCAAACTTTGGCATGTTGGTAAGGATGATGAATGGTGTCATGGGGTTCAAAGCCCTTGAGGTGGGTGTCATGGTCAGGTGTTAGCAAGCCAGTATATTTGGTGGTTGGGAATCATGGGATCTGTTCAAtgattgttcttaaaaatagttctcTCTAAACTTAGAAAAACaaacttttaacaaaaaaaacagtttttgtttagaatttttatgaaaatgggttgttttttgagaaaataattaattaatttttttttttttaagaatggttctctaaaactattttctaaaaactgtttttgaaaacattgccAAATAGACCCACGGTAATGAGTTCATAGTTATACTTTCGTTCCTTGAAAAAAGATCCTGTGTGTATTGCTTATTTTTGTGCATATGCTTTTATCGAAGCAGGGAGGTGGAGGATTTTGAACGCATATTGAATTCAGACTGGCCAGAAAGAATGCAAGAGATTCTATCTTTGGGGCGAGAAAGGAAGCCCATAAATGGGAATG contains:
- the LOC100265362 gene encoding SKP1-like protein 21 isoform X1: MAEVDTAVIKPEMMKSYIWLQTADGSIQEVEQEVAMFCPLICDEIIQRGMGSSKNNAITLPQRVNPVMLSLVLDYCRFHQVIGRSNKERKSFDEKFIRMDTKRLCELTSAADSLQLKPLVDLTSRALARMIEGKTPEEIRETFHLPDDLTEEEKLEPLKNITDDPRIRLLNRLYARKRKELKERERLKNVEVEEECVDYRSVDDLLSFINGGNEDSKGVGTSKNKKKNRRRKDQQKNTSSNHAIETTHKKESNCLKSVHHDVEINNNLQSSPSERSKLQDIQDDMFSPQANFEDGDIDDEFDPAIQEKIDREVEDFERILNSDWPERMQEILSLGRERKPINGNGSLSRDG
- the LOC100265362 gene encoding SKP1-like protein 21 isoform X2, with translation MAEVDTAVIKPEMMKSYIWLQTADGSIQEVEQEVAMFCPLICDEIIQRGMGSSKNNAITLPQRVNPVMLSLVLDYCRFHQVIGRSNKERKSFDEKFIRMDTKRLCELTSAADSLQLKPLVDLTSRALARMIEGKTPEEIRETFHLPDDLTEEEKLEPLKNITDDPRIRLLNRLYARKRKELKERERLKNVEVEEECVDYRSVDDLLSFINGGNEDSKGVGTSKNKKKNRRRKDQQKNTSSNHAIETTHKKSSPSERSKLQDIQDDMFSPQANFEDGDIDDEFDPAIQEKIDREVEDFERILNSDWPERMQEILSLGRERKPINGNGSLSRDG